The following are encoded together in the Lathyrus oleraceus cultivar Zhongwan6 chromosome 3, CAAS_Psat_ZW6_1.0, whole genome shotgun sequence genome:
- the LOC127128702 gene encoding agamous-like MADS-box protein MADS2 yields MGRGRVELKRIENKINRQVTFAKRRNGLLKKAYELSVLCDAEVALIIFSTRGKLYEFCSTSNMLKTLDRYQKCSYGAVEVSKPAKELESSYREYLKLKQRFENLQRTQRNLLGEDLGPLSSKDLEQLERQLDSSLKHVRSTKTQFMLDQLADLQNKEHMLVEANRSLSMKLDEINSRNQYRQSWEAGDQSMQYGDQQNAHSQSFFQQLDCNPTLQIGSDYRYNNVASDQIASTSQAQQQVNGFVPGWML; encoded by the exons ATGGGAAGAGGAAGAGTTGAGTTGAAGAGGATAGAAAACAAGATAAACAGACAAGTAACATTTGCAAAGAGAAGAAATGGTCTTCTTAAAAAAGCTTATGAACTTTCTGTTCTCTGTGATGCTGAGGTTGCTCTTATCATCTTCTCTACTCGTGGAAAACTCTATGAGTTTTGCAGCACTTCTAA CATGCTCAAAACTCTTGATAGGTACCAGAAATGCAGTTATGGAGCTGTAGAGGTTAGCAAACCTGCGAAAGAACTCGAG AGTAGCTACCGGGAATACTTGAAGCTGAAGCAACGATTTGAGAATCTTCAACGAACACAGAG AAATCTTTTAGGGGAAGATTTAGGTCCATTGAGTTCTAAAGATCTTGAGCAGCTTGAAAGGCAATTGGATTCATCTCTGAAGCATGTTAGGTCAACAAAG ACACAATTCATGCTGGATCAATTAGCTGATCTTCAAAATAAG GAACATATGTTGGTAGAAGCAAACAGATCCTTGTCAATGAAG TTGGACGAAATAAACTCGCGAAATCAGTACAGGCAATCATGGGAAGCAGGCGATCAAAGCATGCAATACGGCGACCAACAGAATGCGCACTCTCAGAGCTTCTTCCAGCAACTAGATTGCAATCCAACCTTGCAAATCGG TTCGGATTATAGGTACAACAATGTAGCATCAGATCAGATAGCTTCCACAAGTCAAGCTCAACAACAAGTGAATGGATTTGTTCCTGGATGGATGCTTTGA